In Bacillota bacterium, one genomic interval encodes:
- a CDS encoding ABC transporter ATP-binding protein: MILLRSVAKAFRNRSDIVQAIDHIDLNIEPKQIFSLLGPNGAGKTTLIKLLCGLITPDSGQIMINGVDIGRQPHIAKQLIGVVLESAKNVYQYLTVRETLEYFGLLNGLAGAKLSKRICYLTEMFSLQEKISHKVGTLSRGMQQKLAIMIAMVKDPEILILDEPTLGLDVISSLKIRDVIKDLARGKTIILTTHALELAAELSDRIAIINKGRIVHHSTMPELVASYQVNEDSYRIVFRATSAEIESLNRRDPKVEVTELQDSLYQVKAGPEAASFLMRNFNIIELEKENADLESIFIDLLHKSTAQRRDA, encoded by the coding sequence TTGATATTGCTCAGAAGTGTTGCGAAGGCTTTTCGAAATCGGTCTGACATAGTTCAAGCGATCGACCACATCGACCTCAATATTGAGCCCAAGCAAATCTTTTCTCTTTTAGGCCCAAATGGAGCCGGTAAGACCACGCTGATAAAATTGCTGTGCGGTCTTATCACGCCCGACTCGGGCCAGATAATGATTAACGGGGTAGACATAGGGAGACAACCTCATATCGCTAAGCAACTTATAGGGGTCGTACTTGAAAGCGCAAAAAATGTGTATCAGTACCTTACGGTTAGGGAGACATTAGAATATTTTGGGCTGCTTAATGGCCTAGCCGGGGCCAAACTAAGCAAAAGGATATGCTACCTTACGGAGATGTTCAGTCTGCAGGAAAAAATCAGCCATAAAGTAGGGACGCTTTCAAGGGGCATGCAGCAAAAATTGGCGATAATGATTGCGATGGTGAAGGACCCTGAAATCCTTATTCTGGACGAACCGACCTTAGGCCTAGACGTAATAAGCAGCCTTAAGATTAGGGATGTCATCAAGGATTTGGCACGGGGGAAAACTATCATCTTGACTACGCACGCCTTGGAACTCGCTGCGGAGCTTTCTGATAGGATAGCTATCATTAATAAGGGGCGGATTGTGCATCATTCAACTATGCCAGAACTTGTAGCGAGTTATCAGGTGAATGAGGATTCTTACCGCATTGTGTTCAGAGCAACCAGTGCGGAAATCGAGAGCCTAAACCGCAGGGATCCCAAAGTAGAGGTTACAGAGTTGCAGGATTCTCTCTATCAAGTAAAAGCTGGTCCTGAAGCGGCGAGCTTTTTAATGCGAAACTTCAATATTATTGAGCTGGAGAAAGAAAATGCGGATTTAGAGTCGATCTTTATTGATCTGCTGCATAAAAGTACAGCCCAAAGGAGGGATGCATAG
- a CDS encoding ABC transporter permease, with product MFVSILRAEFKKLTADYRNYFLNYIVGHATLFLLAVGLFSAFAHTTSQAPSSTLAFFFALLFWYYSGDAIGITGQIVSEELMLGTFEQLLLTKGSIKRIFLARLIVQFIFQSMFALVFFSVLVSIFGMWGVFFGLGNRVLALCIVFILTVLGLYGMGFVVAGLSLVFKQAGAVSSVLTYTVLFFTGSIVNVDRIPAVVRPLVYLIPATAGNSLLRADILPAEGLAAVELATNPMFLYLVVLVGLWLFFGNGIFNFCLKSAMRKGNLHSYYF from the coding sequence GTGTTTGTCTCGATACTGCGCGCTGAATTTAAAAAGTTAACCGCTGACTATCGAAATTACTTCCTAAACTACATAGTTGGCCACGCTACCCTCTTTCTTTTGGCTGTAGGGCTGTTTTCTGCGTTCGCGCACACTACCTCTCAGGCGCCTTCATCAACCCTAGCGTTCTTCTTTGCTCTGTTGTTCTGGTATTACAGCGGTGATGCCATTGGTATCACCGGGCAAATTGTTTCCGAGGAACTTATGCTGGGCACTTTCGAACAGCTTTTGCTTACCAAGGGGAGTATCAAACGTATTTTCCTAGCTCGTCTGATTGTGCAATTCATCTTTCAGTCCATGTTTGCTCTAGTGTTTTTTTCAGTCCTTGTATCCATATTTGGTATGTGGGGCGTCTTTTTTGGGCTAGGTAATAGAGTGCTAGCCCTTTGCATAGTCTTTATTCTCACTGTACTTGGGCTGTATGGGATGGGGTTTGTCGTGGCAGGCTTATCGCTGGTCTTTAAGCAAGCGGGGGCGGTATCAAGCGTGCTAACGTATACCGTTCTGTTTTTCACGGGGAGCATAGTGAATGTCGACAGGATCCCAGCCGTAGTAAGGCCGCTTGTTTACCTAATACCTGCTACTGCGGGGAATAGTCTTTTAAGGGCTGACATCTTGCCGGCGGAAGGCCTAGCCGCTGTAGAATTAGCAACAAACCCCATGTTTTTGTATCTTGTCGTCTTAGTTGGGTTGTGGTTATTCTTCGGTAACGGCATTTTCAATTTCTGCTTAAAAAGTGCTATGAGAAAAGGTAACTTGCATAGTTACTATTTTTAG
- a CDS encoding radical SAM protein codes for MKLSKFCVIMEAPSNLYPQAHNMLLIYNTLTKAAHLLSRPQFEGLCNYLDGIEAQDAGLNISDLKEDMIVVDNNTDEDLVFEHLYNQKKFRADDLKLIVAPTTNCNLRCLYCFEENIAKTNMEANVEKQIPVFLKENYLEGIRHATVTLHGGEPLLFPSLTFRIMDSLNSLFMDRHVKYRYNMVTNGTTLSRDNANKLVKRGLEFVQITIDGCKEYHDLRRIDVNGRGTFDKIVKNIQETIDVIPNIAIRISVDKHNHNLDQMKNLIDYLSCTGIKDKLSEIYFSPIVETTDCNKHSSQYAFGFEHASETLNMLSDWLAQQGIRPLDESNYSPCWAHSNNSIIINADGALYKCISLIGRKNYSVGDVFSGLNMNYVHFVNVNRWKACLKEGCPYVPICAGSCHFDSVVQFDSIMRRSCRKTLIEGHWMHILKKGIMETYRTKGMSGAGNINSAKTL; via the coding sequence ATGAAGCTATCAAAATTTTGTGTTATTATGGAAGCCCCCTCGAATCTTTATCCTCAAGCGCACAATATGCTGCTTATCTACAACACCCTGACCAAGGCGGCTCATCTACTCTCGAGGCCGCAGTTTGAAGGGCTATGCAACTATCTGGATGGGATTGAGGCTCAAGATGCGGGCCTAAATATCTCTGACTTAAAAGAAGATATGATTGTTGTTGACAATAATACTGATGAGGATCTTGTTTTTGAGCACCTATACAACCAAAAGAAATTCAGGGCAGATGATCTAAAACTTATTGTAGCCCCTACTACCAATTGCAACCTCCGTTGCTTGTACTGTTTCGAAGAGAACATAGCCAAGACAAACATGGAGGCCAATGTGGAGAAACAAATCCCCGTATTTCTAAAAGAGAATTATTTAGAGGGTATAAGACATGCTACCGTCACTTTGCATGGAGGCGAACCCTTATTGTTCCCATCCCTGACATTCAGAATTATGGATAGCTTGAACTCCTTATTTATGGATAGGCATGTGAAATATCGGTATAATATGGTAACTAACGGCACTACCTTAAGCCGGGATAACGCGAACAAGCTCGTAAAAAGAGGCTTGGAGTTTGTGCAAATTACCATAGACGGCTGCAAAGAGTATCATGATTTGAGGCGAATTGACGTAAATGGCAGAGGGACTTTTGATAAGATAGTTAAGAACATACAAGAAACAATAGATGTAATCCCCAACATAGCGATAAGGATTAGCGTGGACAAACATAACCACAATTTAGATCAAATGAAAAACCTGATCGACTATTTGAGTTGCACGGGCATAAAGGACAAGTTGTCAGAAATCTATTTTTCTCCCATTGTTGAAACTACAGATTGTAACAAGCATAGTTCGCAATATGCTTTTGGCTTTGAACATGCCAGCGAAACCCTAAATATGCTATCTGATTGGCTGGCACAACAAGGCATACGCCCGCTAGATGAATCAAATTACTCTCCATGTTGGGCACACTCCAATAATTCAATAATAATTAATGCTGACGGGGCGTTGTACAAATGCATATCTCTAATTGGGCGAAAAAATTATTCTGTGGGGGATGTCTTCAGTGGGTTAAACATGAATTACGTGCACTTTGTCAACGTGAATAGATGGAAAGCGTGCCTAAAAGAGGGGTGCCCCTATGTTCCCATTTGTGCCGGGTCGTGTCATTTTGATTCAGTTGTTCAATTTGACAGCATAATGCGTAGATCGTGCCGCAAGACACTCATTGAGGGACATTGGATGCATATTTTAAAAAAGGGCATTATGGAAACATATCGCACAAAGGGGATGTCTGGTGCGGGGAATATAAATTCAGCAAAAACTCTTTAG
- a CDS encoding DMT family transporter, with product MSPLPFLAGLGFATIFGLSFLFAKDAIATVAPLTLLAMRFLLAAGVVTVLHLLGLFPLALRGKNIAPLLLLAVFQPVAYFLFEINGLQFTHTSQAGMMIALIPIVVAIMSRAWLGERISVLQGASILMSVSGVLLIVIKDVARAGPANALGLALLFLAVCSAAIFNIMSRRVSGKFTPFETTFVMMWVGAVSFSLPLLFGQGVQAFAGGFSAVLASWQLIGAVVYLGILSSVVAFFLVNYTLSHLPATQAAIFANVGTLVAVWAGVLVRCEPFHWYSALGVAMIIAGVWGANRFAARHETLT from the coding sequence ATGTCTCCCCTGCCGTTTTTGGCGGGGCTAGGCTTTGCCACAATCTTTGGTCTCTCGTTCTTGTTCGCCAAAGATGCGATTGCGACCGTTGCCCCACTAACGTTACTGGCCATGCGCTTTTTGTTGGCGGCAGGGGTGGTAACTGTGCTTCACCTGCTAGGGCTATTCCCGCTAGCGTTGCGGGGTAAGAATATCGCTCCTCTTTTGCTGTTAGCAGTTTTTCAACCCGTAGCATACTTTCTGTTTGAAATAAACGGCCTGCAGTTCACTCACACATCGCAGGCCGGCATGATGATTGCCCTAATCCCAATCGTAGTAGCGATTATGAGCAGGGCATGGCTGGGCGAGCGGATCTCTGTGCTGCAGGGTGCGAGCATACTGATGTCGGTGTCTGGGGTATTGCTCATTGTTATTAAAGACGTGGCGAGGGCCGGTCCGGCGAATGCCTTGGGATTAGCGCTCCTTTTTCTGGCAGTCTGCTCAGCCGCAATCTTTAACATCATGTCGCGGCGCGTTTCGGGTAAGTTTACACCCTTTGAGACTACCTTTGTCATGATGTGGGTCGGTGCCGTGAGTTTTTCACTGCCTTTGCTCTTCGGTCAAGGAGTGCAAGCGTTCGCTGGCGGTTTTTCAGCCGTGTTGGCATCTTGGCAGCTGATTGGGGCCGTTGTGTACCTGGGCATCCTATCTTCGGTGGTAGCCTTCTTTCTGGTTAACTATACACTGTCCCATCTCCCGGCCACACAAGCTGCTATCTTCGCTAATGTCGGTACGCTTGTAGCTGTTTGGGCAGGAGTGCTCGTGCGCTGCGAACCCTTTCACTGGTACAGCGCACTCGGCGTCGCCATGATCATTGCCGGCGTGTGGGGGGCAAATCGCTTCGCCGCGCGGCATGAAACTCTAACTTAA